The following proteins are encoded in a genomic region of Pseudophryne corroboree isolate aPseCor3 chromosome 3 unlocalized genomic scaffold, aPseCor3.hap2 SUPER_3_unloc_7, whole genome shotgun sequence:
- the LOC134984627 gene encoding zinc finger protein OZF-like: MYVRGDQQCKEEEIPTDISTDGHTSRNISEGHLMLSPDCDIKDNDSRQDSPGDNLITPIIHPALSADPSDPGKCSPDHSDIGASVTALTVDTVFPCSIDAKCFTQNTKLITHQPVKAGERPFPCSECGKCFTYKSAFVTHQRYHTGEKPFPCSECGKCFARKSNLVKHQSSHTGERPFSCSECEKCFTRKSNLVKHQSSHTGERPFPCSECGQCFAQKSHLVTHQRSHTGEKPFPCSECGKCFAQKSNLVTHQRSHTGEKRFSCSECGKCFGRKSDLVTHQRSHTDKNPFLCSECGECFAHKSDLVIHQRSHRGENPYLCSECGKCFAHKSHLVTHQRSHTGEKPFYCSECGKCFTQKSCLVIHQRSHTGEKPFPCSECGKCFAHKSDLVIHHRSHTGEKPFSCSECGKCFAQKSHLVTHQRSHTGEKPFYCSECGKCFTQKSSLVTHQRSHTGEKPFYCSVCGKCFTQKSSLIIHQRSHTGEKPFPYSEK; encoded by the exons atgtatgtgaggggtgatcagcagtgtaaggaggaggagatccctacagatatcagcacag atggacacacaagcaggaatatctcagaaggacatctaatgttatccccggattgtgacataaaagataatgacagtagacaggattctccaggagataacctcattaccccaattatacatccagctctatcagctgatccctctgatcctgggaaatgttctcctgatcactctgatattggtgcatctgttacagctctgacagtagatacagtgtttccctgttctatagatgccaaatgttttacacagaacacaaagcttataacCCATCAGCCAGTTAAAGCAggcgagaggccatttccatgttctgagtgtgggaaatgttttacatacaaatcagcttttgttacacatcagagatatcacacaggtgagaaaccatttccatgttctgagtgtgggaaatgttttgcacggaaatcaaatcttgttaaacatcagagtagtcacacaggtgagaggccattttcttgctctgagtgcgagaaatgttttacacggaaatcaaatcttgttaaacatcagagtagtcacacaggtgagagaccatttccatgttctgagtgtgggcaatgttttgcacagaaatcacatcttgttacacatcagagaagccacacaggtgagaagccttttccatgttctgagtgtggaaaatgttttgcacagaaatcaaatcttgttacacatcagagaagtcacacaggtgagaagcgattttcttgctctgagtgtgggaaatgttttggacgcaaatcagatcttgttacacatcagagaagtcacacagataagaatccatttctatgttctgagtgtggggaatgttttgcacacaaatcagatcttgttatacatcagagaagtcacagaggtgagaatccatatctatgttctgagtgtgggaaatgttttgcacacaaatcacatcttgttacacatcagagaagtcacacaggtgagaagccattttattgctctgagtgtgggaaatgttttacccagaaatcatgtcttgttatacatcagagaagtcacacaggtgagaagccatttccatgttcagagtgtgggaaatgttttgcacacaaatcagatcttgttattcatcacagaagtcacacaggtgagaagccattttcttgctctgagtgcgggaaatgttttgcacagaaatcacatcttgttacacatcagagaagtcacacaggtgagaagccattttattgctctgagtgtgggaaatgttttacccagaaatcaagtcttgttacacatcagagaagtcacacaggtgagaagccattttattgctctgtgtgtgggaaatgttttacccagaaatcaagtcttattatacatcagagaagtcacacaggtgagaagccatttccatactctgagaaataa